The window AGGGGTCCCAGCTTGGTCAGGTAGCCCGCGAGGATCAGGACGGCGTCCACCTCGAGCTCCATCTCCTCCTGGGTGCCGTTGTGGAAGATCACCGCCCTCCGCACCCAGGTGTCCCCCTCTATCCGGCGCACCTCGTAGGGGGTGAGGACCTTAAGCCGCCCCTCCTCGTGGGCCCGGAAGAGCTCCTTCACGCTGGCCTCGTGGGCCCGGAACTGGGGGCGGCGGTGGATGAGGGTGATGGCCGAGGCGGTGTCCAGGAGGTTTAGGGCCCAGTCCACGGCGCTGTCCCCCCCGCCCACGATGAGGACCCGCTTGCCCTGGAAGTCGGCCTTGGAGCGCACGGCGTAAAAGACCCCCCGGCCCTCGAGCTCCTTCTCCCCGGGGGCCCCGAGCCGCCTGGGTTCAAAGGCCCCCACCCCGGCGGCGATGATCACCGCCTTGGCGGTGTAGGCCTTGCCGGCGGAGGTGGTCACCTTGAAGACCTCCCCCTCCCGCTCCAGGGTCTCCGCCCGCTCCCCCAGGGTGTAGATGGGGTTGAAGGGGGCCACCTGCTCCACCAGACCCCGCACCAGGTCCTTGGCGTAGACCTTGGGGAAGCCCGCCACGTCGTAGATGTACTTCTCGGGGTAAAGGGCGGATAGCTGCCCCCCCGGCTCCGGCAAGGGGTCTATGAACCGGAAGGAAAGCCCCCGCATGCCCACGTAAAACCCCGCGAAAAGCCCCGCCGGCCCCGCGCCGATGACGATCACGTCCGTGTGCTCCATGCCCTCACCTCCCTTGCATTCTACGCGCACCCCAGGCGCTCGCGTGCTTGGCTTTTCCTTAGGGACGCTTGGCCTTTTAGGCCACCTCCAGCACCACCTTCCCGAAGACCCGCCGCTCTTCCAGAAGCCGGTGGCCCTCCGCCGCGGCTTCCAGGGGGAGCACCTGGCCCACCACGGGCCTGAGCCTCCCCGCCTCCACGTGGCGCAGGATGGGGAAAAGGCGGCTTTTGGAGGCCATGGTGGAGCCCAGGATGGAGAGCTGGCGGAAGAAGACGTGGGCGAAGGGCAGGGTCCCCTCGTACCCCGAGGAGGCCCCGGCGATGGCGATCCGGCCCCCGTTGGCCGTGGCCTTGATGACCCCCTCAAAGTACAGGGCCCCGGTGTGGTCCACCACCTTGTCCGCCCCCTTCCCCCCGGTGAGGCGGCGCACCTCCTTGAACCAGTCGGGGTGGGTGTAGTTCACCCCCTCGTCCGCCCCCAGCTCCAGGGCCTTCCTGAGCTTCTCCTCCGAGCCGGCGGTGGCGATGACCCTAGCCCCGAAGAGCTTGGCGATCTGGATGGCGGCCACGCTCACCCCGCTCCCCGCGGCCATCACCAGCACGTCCTCCCCCGGGCTCACCTGGAGCTTGTCCACCACCATCTGCCAGGCGGTGAGGAAGGTGAGGGGGATGGCCGCGGCCTCCACGAAGGAAAGCCCCTTGGGCTTGGGAAGCAGGTTGGCCTCCGGCACCACGAGCCCCTCCGCGTAAGCGCCCCAGCGGTGCTCCCCCAGGATCTCGTAGCGGGGGCAGAGGTTGTCCTCGCCCTTTAGGCACCGCTCGCAGAGGCCGCAGGAGATCCCCGGGTTCACCACCACCTCGTCCCCCGGCTTAAAGGCC of the Thermus oshimai DSM 12092 genome contains:
- a CDS encoding zinc-binding dehydrogenase — translated: MRAVVMEARGGPEVLKLKEVETPTPGPKEVLLRVKAAGLNHLDIWVRKGVASPKLPLPHVLGADAAGVVEAVGPGVTAFKPGDEVVVNPGISCGLCERCLKGEDNLCPRYEILGEHRWGAYAEGLVVPEANLLPKPKGLSFVEAAAIPLTFLTAWQMVVDKLQVSPGEDVLVMAAGSGVSVAAIQIAKLFGARVIATAGSEEKLRKALELGADEGVNYTHPDWFKEVRRLTGGKGADKVVDHTGALYFEGVIKATANGGRIAIAGASSGYEGTLPFAHVFFRQLSILGSTMASKSRLFPILRHVEAGRLRPVVGQVLPLEAAAEGHRLLEERRVFGKVVLEVA
- a CDS encoding NAD(P)/FAD-dependent oxidoreductase, which produces MEHTDVIVIGAGPAGLFAGFYVGMRGLSFRFIDPLPEPGGQLSALYPEKYIYDVAGFPKVYAKDLVRGLVEQVAPFNPIYTLGERAETLEREGEVFKVTTSAGKAYTAKAVIIAAGVGAFEPRRLGAPGEKELEGRGVFYAVRSKADFQGKRVLIVGGGDSAVDWALNLLDTASAITLIHRRPQFRAHEASVKELFRAHEEGRLKVLTPYEVRRIEGDTWVRRAVIFHNGTQEEMELEVDAVLILAGYLTKLGPLANWGLELEKNRIKVDTTMATSIPGVYACGDIVTYPGKLPLIVLGFGEAAIAANHAAAYANPALKVNPGHSSEKAEEKAPA